Genomic segment of uncultured Desulfobacter sp.:
TTTGGCCGGTTTCCAGAGGGTAAAATCCATGGGGTTTTTCTTTTTCTCGTCCACGGCAATCCGGGCACCGGCCTGCATATCATCGGGATTGCGGTGGGACAATTTCCCATATTCTTTGAAAGATGAGATGGAAAAATAGACATCCCCGCCTTCCACATGGTAGGCCTTGCCCAGATCAATCAAACGCTGGACAAAACGAATAATATGATCAATGTGTTCGGTGGCTTTAGGCGCGATGGTGGGCCGAAGCACATTGAGTGCGTCCATCTCATTGTGAAATTCGTCGATATATTTTGTGGTGATAGCCGTACAGGAGTTTCCGGTCTCATTGGATTTTTTGATAATCTTATCATCCACATCCGTAAAATTGCGCACATAGGTCACCTCATACCCGAGCTGCATGAGCCACCGGTACACCATGTCAAAGACCACCACAGACCTGGCATGCCCGATGTGGCTGGTGTCGTATACGGTGGGCCCGCACACGTACATACCGGCCTTATTGGGTCTGATTGGCACAAATTCTTCTTTTTTCCCACTCAGGGTATTATAAATCCGTAAACTCATTGTTTTTTATCCCGTATCTTAACTTTCATTTGTATACAGCAGTACCGTGGCCTGGGCTGCAATGCCCTCTTTTCTGCCGATAAATCCCAAATGCTCGGTGGTGGTGGCCTTGATGTTCACACAGTCCGGGGATATGCCAAGTACCCGGGCGATACAATGGGCCATGGCATTTTTATGGGGACTCATCTTCGGGGCCTGGGCAAATATGGTGCAGTCCAGATTGCCGACCATAAACCCTTTATCCTGAATTTCACCGTTGCATATATCCAGAAACCGGGTGGAGTCCATCCCTTTATATGCCGGGTCCGTATCCGGGAAATGTTCTCCGATGTCGCCTAAACCTGCGGCACCCAAAAGGGCATCACATACTGCATGGAGCAAAACATCCGCATCCGAATGCCCTTTCAACCCCATGGGATGATCAATCTCAACCCCGCCGATGACAAGTTTAGTCCCTGCCACCAGTTCATGGACATCGGTTCCTGTACCCACCCGTATCTGCATTTGAAATTAAATCTCCTTTGCACCAAATTGGCCCATTAATATATGCATCCTGAGCTTAAAAATCCAGTTTTAAAAATTATTCGGGACAATCGTATTTAAAATGTGGTGTATCTTCGACAATCTATTTTTTTGAATTGGGAAGCGCCTGCATCCCCACCAGCCGCGCAATGAGAACAGCCAGATAAATCTGGCCGAATATGGCCTCCATGCCGGCCAGAGTCTGGGATTTATCATTAATGGGAGACAAATCACCGTATCCCAGTGTGGACAGGGTTACCATGGAAAAATATTTCAAAATTCCCGGGTTGTCGCGGATGGTGTCGTGTGCAACGGAAAACGATCCCGGATATGCCAATTCCAGTATCAAATACAACTTGGCAAAGAGCATGGCAGAAAACAGATACACCACCAGGGCAGCCGCAACCACGTCCCGGGTCACGACGGGTGCTCGAAAAATAAACAGGACGATCAATAGAGATATGTAGGATAGAAACATGGCCTGGAGCACGGCGGACGCCATGAGCATATGTTCTTCAAGGGTATAAAAATATGCCTGCCAAACAAAAAACAGGCAAGGCAGCATCAATACAATGGAAGCGGCCTATGACATTTTTTTGTCCCTTGCCACAGAAAGCACTGCCGTGAGCATAATCAATGAAAAGGTCATGTTAAAAAACAGTTCAGGGTGATGCGACTGAGAAAAAAACGGGGCCGCAATGACATTGAGAAGTACACTGCATAATAGGATGGTATATTTATTTTGTATGAAAAGGCGCAGCATATTTACACTCTATTACATAAAAATGTCCGAAACCAGCAATTTAAATTTCGGACATTTTTTTATACTGCTTTTTTACTCAAAGGTGACCGGAGAATAATCCTTGGGCAGGTGGGCTGTTCCCAGGGTACAGGGCAGGCCCGAAGCCTTGGAGACATTTGCCGCGATCTTTTCAATGTCCGGGCAGAATCCGCCCTTGGTTTTGTCCCACCCGTCTTCGGTTTTGGATGCAAATGCACAGGTGCACAGGTGAATGGCCTGGGCCCCTTTTGATTTAAGAATTTTTGCCATATCCGCCACATTGTCCCCGGGGCACCGGCAGGTAAAGACCCCTGCCGGGGTACAGGCATCATACCCCGCAAACCCTTGGGTGGTTTCAATCATTGTCTTAAAACAATTGGTCAAAGGACATCTGGTTTCATTTTTTTCGCACCGGATCAGTCCGACTTTTGTCATACATGCCTCCTATAAGCCTTAAATAGTGTATGAACGGCGCGTTAAAGACATCGTTCATACACTGTTAATTCAAATACTTAAATAAAATTATTCCTACTGCCGTCGGCCCATGCCGCCTCCGCCGCCCATTCCGCGACCGCCGCCGCCACCCATGCCACGGCCGCAGCCGCCCATACCTCGACCACCGCCGCCCATGCCGCGGCCACCGCCCATACCTCTACCTCCCCCCATGCCGGGGGCCTGGGAATTGGGGTCTGCCGCGGGTCTTTGGGACGCAGGCCCCGAATTCATGCCGGACTTTTCTTGGGCTGTAGCCTGGGTCACGCTTGTCAGTTCATTGTTTTTCAACCGGGCCACGGCCTGGGCCACGGTACCGGCCTGACCCGGATAGACAGCCACGCCTGCGGCATTAAACACCTCCATGGCATTGGGACCGCAGCTGCCGGTCAAGACAGCCTGGACACCTTTGGAGATCACAAAGGAGGCCGTCTGAATGCCGGCGCCTCCTGTCAGATTCATGCTTTCATTATCAAAGCTCTCATAAGCCATGGTATCGGTATCAACGATCAAAAGAAAATCACACCTGCCGAACCTGGGATTGACCTCCGCATCCAGGTCCCGGCCATACGCGCTGATTGCGACTTTCATAAATTCTCCTTACGTGCAAAGGGTTAAAAGATTGCTGCACCAGCAAATATTAGCAAAACCCATACCATTTTTAATATCTTATATTTTCAACATCTTATATTTTATTAATCCTACCATCAGCCGTAAAACAAAAACAAAGGGTCGCACAATTGCGACAAACCATCTCTGCAATGGGCAATGAACTGAACAAACGGCCTGACCGGTGAATGTCATATTTTGCCAAATTAATTTATCCGTAACTTCCGTTTTTTTTATTTGCCCTCTATAATGCCCAAATGACTGACATGCCACATAGCAGCCAAACTCTTGTATTCACAGATCTTGACGGCACCCTTCTGGACCATGATACCTATGGGTTCGACCCGGCACTGCCGGCCCTGGCCATGCTTGCCCAGAAAAAAATTCCCGTCATCCTTAATTCCAGTAAAACCCTGGTTGAAATACTCAAAATTCGCAGCGTACTTGGCAATTGCCATCCGTTTATTGCGGAAAACGGCTCTGTGGTGGCAGTGCCGGAACAGATATTTCCCGGCCTTGCCCGAAAAGGCCCTCTATTTCAAGACCAGTATGGGCTTATGGTTAAACGGCTTGGCGGCGACAGAAAAGCGGTGTTAGAAACATTGCGCCGTTTGCGGCAGACACATGATTATTCCTTTGAAGGCTTTGCCGATATGAATCCTGCCCGGCTTTCCCAGGTCACAGGATTGACCGAAGATCAAGCCATACAAGCAGGGCAACGCCTGAGCACCGAACCCATTCTCTGGCAGGATACCCCTGAACAGTGGGAGGCCTTTGCCGGTCATCTTGCCGACGCCGGCCTTGGCTGGGTCCAGGGGGGGCGATTTATCTCCATATCCCGGCCCTTTGATAAAAAGGACGGGGTGGCCTGCCTGATGGATCTTTATACCGCAGAGACCGGCAGAGTTCCCTTCACCATCGGTCTCGGGGACAGCCCCAATGACCAGGCCATGCTGGATATGATGGACATTGCGGTGGTGATCCGGTCTGCCCGCTGTGATCAAATTACATTAAACCGGGCGCAAACCGTTATCCGAACCACCGCAAAAGGCCCCGAAGGGTGGCAGGAGGCCATGGACACGATTTTCAATACACCAAGGAGGCACTAACACATGGGCGATTTTCATCAAAACGGCATTATCACCATATTGCACAACCTCTCCCGCAAGTCCGCAGAGGAACTGGAATCCCAGCTCAATGATTTTTCAAAACAACGGCCTTTGGGCCTGGTGCTGCCCTCTCTTTTCTCCGAACTTGAGGGCCCTGCCCTGGAACATATTGTGGAAGAACTTGCCAAGGTCACCTATCTGGACCAAATTGTCATCGGCCTGGACCGGGCCGACGAAGAGCAATACCGGCATGCATTAAAATTTTTCTCCCGCCTGCCCCAGCACCATCGGATTCTCTGGAACGACGGGCCGCGGTTACGGGCCATCGACAAAAAACTGGCACAGCTGGATCTGGCCCCCACAGAAGCCGGCAAGGGCAGAAATGTCTGGTATTGTTTCGGGTATGTGCTGGCCGCGGGTCTGGTGGATGCCGTGGCATTGCATGACTGCGACATCTTGACCTATGAGCGGTCCCTTCTGGCCCGGCTGATCTATCCTGTGGCCCATCCCGAGTTTGCCTACAAATTCTGCAAGGGGTATTATGCCCGATTTACAGAATCCAAAGTCAATGGCCGGGTGAGCCGGCTACTGGTATCGCCGCTGTTGTCCGCATTGAAAAAAATATGTTCATCATCCGACTCCCTGGATTACCTGGAGAGTTTCAGATACCCCCTGGCCGGGGAATTCTCCATGCGGACCAGTGTGCTTGAAGATTTACGGATGCCTACGGATTGGGGTATTGAGGTGGGTATTTTGTACGAAATGAAACGCAATTACAGCCTGAACCGCATCTGCCAGGTGGACATT
This window contains:
- the ispF gene encoding 2-C-methyl-D-erythritol 2,4-cyclodiphosphate synthase, encoding MQIRVGTGTDVHELVAGTKLVIGGVEIDHPMGLKGHSDADVLLHAVCDALLGAAGLGDIGEHFPDTDPAYKGMDSTRFLDICNGEIQDKGFMVGNLDCTIFAQAPKMSPHKNAMAHCIARVLGISPDCVNIKATTTEHLGFIGRKEGIAAQATVLLYTNES
- a CDS encoding potassium channel family protein, coding for MLPCLFFVWQAYFYTLEEHMLMASAVLQAMFLSYISLLIVLFIFRAPVVTRDVVAAALVVYLFSAMLFAKLYLILELAYPGSFSVAHDTIRDNPGILKYFSMVTLSTLGYGDLSPINDKSQTLAGMEAIFGQIYLAVLIARLVGMQALPNSKK
- a CDS encoding CGGC domain-containing protein, which produces MTKVGLIRCEKNETRCPLTNCFKTMIETTQGFAGYDACTPAGVFTCRCPGDNVADMAKILKSKGAQAIHLCTCAFASKTEDGWDKTKGGFCPDIEKIAANVSKASGLPCTLGTAHLPKDYSPVTFE
- a CDS encoding NifB/NifX family molybdenum-iron cluster-binding protein, whose amino-acid sequence is MKVAISAYGRDLDAEVNPRFGRCDFLLIVDTDTMAYESFDNESMNLTGGAGIQTASFVISKGVQAVLTGSCGPNAMEVFNAAGVAVYPGQAGTVAQAVARLKNNELTSVTQATAQEKSGMNSGPASQRPAADPNSQAPGMGGGRGMGGGRGMGGGGRGMGGCGRGMGGGGGRGMGGGGGMGRRQ
- a CDS encoding HAD-IIB family hydrolase, which gives rise to MPHSSQTLVFTDLDGTLLDHDTYGFDPALPALAMLAQKKIPVILNSSKTLVEILKIRSVLGNCHPFIAENGSVVAVPEQIFPGLARKGPLFQDQYGLMVKRLGGDRKAVLETLRRLRQTHDYSFEGFADMNPARLSQVTGLTEDQAIQAGQRLSTEPILWQDTPEQWEAFAGHLADAGLGWVQGGRFISISRPFDKKDGVACLMDLYTAETGRVPFTIGLGDSPNDQAMLDMMDIAVVIRSARCDQITLNRAQTVIRTTAKGPEGWQEAMDTIFNTPRRH
- a CDS encoding glycosyl transferase, producing MGDFHQNGIITILHNLSRKSAEELESQLNDFSKQRPLGLVLPSLFSELEGPALEHIVEELAKVTYLDQIVIGLDRADEEQYRHALKFFSRLPQHHRILWNDGPRLRAIDKKLAQLDLAPTEAGKGRNVWYCFGYVLAAGLVDAVALHDCDILTYERSLLARLIYPVAHPEFAYKFCKGYYARFTESKVNGRVSRLLVSPLLSALKKICSSSDSLDYLESFRYPLAGEFSMRTSVLEDLRMPTDWGIEVGILYEMKRNYSLNRICQVDIADTYDHKHQPFSFDDADAGLSKMSIDIAKAIFKKLATEGEIFNAETFRTIKATYYRQALDFVEIYHNDALMNGLTLDRHKEEQAVELFAENILAAGNSFLDGPHTTPFIPAWNRVKSALPEIMDELKDAVKKDYEQYQP